In the genome of Bradyrhizobium sp. CIAT3101, one region contains:
- a CDS encoding acetyl-CoA C-acyltransferase encodes MREAVIVSYARTGLAKSGRGGFNITPPMSLAAHAIHHAVDRAGVDKDYVEDCYLGNCAHGAPNIGRQAALLAGLPKSTGGVSVNRFCSSGLQTIAMAANSIRSDGADCIVAGGVESISIPGGGSPKEWVDPELLKTAPDIFMAMIDTADIVAERYKLSREYQDEYSLESQRRMAAAQQAGKFKDEIVPMKTKMKVVDKATKAESIVDYVVDRDECNRPETTLEGLAKLEPVKGPGKYVTAGNASQLSDGAAAVVLMEAKDAEKRGLKPLGRFVAWAAAGCEPDEMGIGPIFAVPKLLKRHGLKIDDIDLWELNEAFASQCLYSRDKLGIDPEKYNVNGGSIAIGHPFGMTGARLTGHLLQEGARRKAKWGVVTMCIGGGQGGAGLFEIYS; translated from the coding sequence ATGCGTGAAGCCGTCATCGTTTCCTACGCGCGCACGGGCCTGGCCAAGTCCGGCCGTGGCGGGTTCAACATCACCCCGCCGATGTCGCTCGCGGCCCACGCCATTCACCACGCGGTTGACCGCGCCGGCGTCGACAAGGATTACGTCGAGGATTGCTATCTCGGCAATTGCGCCCATGGCGCACCGAATATCGGCCGCCAGGCCGCGCTGCTTGCGGGCCTGCCGAAGTCGACCGGCGGCGTGTCGGTGAACCGCTTCTGCTCCTCGGGGCTTCAGACCATCGCGATGGCTGCGAACTCGATCCGCTCCGACGGCGCCGACTGCATCGTCGCCGGCGGCGTCGAAAGCATCTCGATCCCCGGCGGCGGCTCGCCGAAGGAGTGGGTTGATCCCGAACTGCTCAAGACCGCGCCCGACATCTTCATGGCGATGATCGACACCGCCGACATCGTCGCCGAGCGCTACAAGCTCAGCCGCGAGTACCAGGACGAGTATTCGCTGGAGTCGCAGCGCCGCATGGCCGCCGCCCAGCAGGCCGGCAAGTTCAAGGACGAGATCGTCCCGATGAAGACCAAGATGAAGGTGGTCGACAAGGCGACCAAGGCCGAGAGCATCGTCGACTACGTGGTCGACCGCGACGAGTGCAATCGCCCCGAAACCACGCTGGAAGGGTTGGCCAAGCTCGAGCCGGTGAAGGGCCCGGGCAAGTACGTCACCGCCGGCAACGCCAGCCAGCTCTCCGACGGCGCCGCCGCCGTGGTGCTGATGGAAGCCAAGGACGCCGAGAAGCGCGGCCTCAAGCCGCTCGGCCGCTTCGTCGCCTGGGCAGCCGCGGGCTGCGAGCCGGACGAGATGGGCATCGGCCCGATCTTCGCGGTGCCGAAGCTGTTGAAGCGTCACGGCCTGAAGATCGACGACATCGATCTCTGGGAGCTCAATGAGGCCTTCGCCAGCCAGTGCCTCTATTCGCGCGACAAGCTCGGCATCGATCCCGAGAAGTACAACGTCAACGGCGGCTCGATCGCGATCGGCCATCCCTTCGGCATGACCGGCGCCCGTCTCACCGGCCAT
- the serA gene encoding phosphoglycerate dehydrogenase: MTKPKVLISDALSPAAVQIFKDRGVEVDFQPNLGKDKDKLAEIIGNYDGLAIRSATKATAKILEKATNLKVIGRAGIGVDNVEIPAATAKGIIVMNTPFGNSITTAEHAITLMLALAREIPQADASTQAGKWEKNRFMGVEITGKVLGVVGCGNIGSIVADRALGLRMKVVAFDPFLSPERAKDIGVEKVDLDDLLKRADFITLHTPLTEKTKNIIDAAAIAKMKKGVRLINCARGGLVDEQAVVDALNAKHIAGAAFDVFVEEPANTNVLFGHPNVICTPHLGASTTEAQENVALQVAEQMSDYLLTGAISNAVNFPSITAEEAPKLKPFITLAEKLGSFAGQLTESGILKVEITYEGHVAEMKIKAITSAVLSGLLRPMLGEVNVVSAPVVAKERGMVVDEIVRAAQSDYESLITVTVATERQERSVSGTVYHDGKPRLVDVKGIRVDAEFGKSMLYITNEDKPGFIGQFASLLGDAKINIATFHLGRVAPGSDAIALVEVDGAVPADLLAKVQALPQVKQVKALTF; encoded by the coding sequence ATGACCAAACCCAAAGTTCTCATTTCCGACGCGCTCTCGCCCGCCGCTGTTCAGATCTTCAAGGACCGCGGCGTCGAGGTCGACTTCCAGCCCAACCTCGGCAAGGACAAGGACAAGCTCGCCGAGATCATCGGCAATTACGACGGCCTCGCGATCCGCTCCGCGACGAAGGCGACCGCCAAGATCCTGGAGAAGGCCACCAACCTCAAGGTGATCGGCCGCGCCGGCATCGGCGTCGACAACGTCGAAATCCCTGCGGCCACCGCCAAGGGCATCATCGTGATGAACACGCCGTTCGGCAATTCGATCACGACCGCCGAGCACGCCATCACCCTGATGCTGGCGCTGGCCCGCGAGATCCCGCAGGCCGACGCCTCGACCCAGGCCGGCAAGTGGGAGAAGAACCGCTTCATGGGCGTCGAGATCACCGGCAAGGTGCTCGGCGTGGTCGGCTGCGGCAATATCGGCTCGATCGTCGCCGATCGCGCGCTTGGCCTGCGTATGAAGGTCGTGGCGTTCGACCCCTTCCTGTCGCCGGAGCGCGCCAAGGACATCGGCGTCGAGAAGGTCGACCTCGATGACCTGCTCAAGCGCGCCGACTTCATCACGCTGCACACGCCGCTGACGGAGAAGACGAAGAACATCATCGACGCGGCCGCAATCGCAAAGATGAAGAAGGGCGTGCGCCTGATCAATTGCGCCCGTGGCGGTCTCGTCGACGAGCAGGCCGTGGTCGATGCGCTCAACGCCAAGCACATCGCGGGCGCCGCCTTCGACGTGTTCGTCGAGGAGCCCGCGAATACCAACGTGCTGTTCGGCCATCCCAACGTGATCTGCACGCCGCATCTCGGCGCCTCCACCACGGAAGCCCAGGAGAACGTCGCGCTTCAGGTCGCCGAGCAGATGTCGGATTACCTGCTCACCGGCGCGATCTCGAACGCGGTGAACTTCCCCTCGATCACCGCGGAAGAAGCGCCGAAGCTGAAGCCGTTCATCACGCTCGCCGAGAAGCTCGGCTCGTTCGCCGGCCAGCTCACCGAGAGCGGCATCCTCAAGGTCGAGATCACCTATGAGGGCCACGTTGCCGAGATGAAGATCAAGGCGATCACGTCAGCGGTGCTGTCGGGCCTGCTGCGGCCGATGCTGGGCGAGGTCAATGTCGTGTCCGCGCCGGTCGTCGCCAAGGAGCGCGGCATGGTGGTGGACGAGATCGTCCGCGCCGCCCAGAGCGACTATGAGAGCCTGATCACGGTCACGGTGGCGACGGAGCGCCAGGAGCGCTCGGTCTCGGGCACCGTGTACCACGACGGCAAGCCGCGACTGGTCGACGTCAAGGGCATCCGTGTCGATGCCGAGTTCGGCAAGTCGATGCTCTACATCACCAACGAGGACAAGCCGGGCTTCATCGGCCAGTTCGCGAGCCTGCTCGGCGATGCCAAGATCAACATCGCGACCTTCCATCTCGGCCGCGTCGCGCCCGGAAGCGATGCCATCGCGCTGGTCGAGGTCGACGGTGCGGTGCCGGCAGATCTGCTGGCCAAGGTGCAGGCGCTGCCGCAGGTCAAGCAGGTCAAGGCGCTGACGTTCTGA
- a CDS encoding phosphoserine transaminase — MTVAKPASRPNVPHFSSGPCAKRPGWNAQNLKDAALGRSHRAKVGKTKLKLAIDLTREVLEVPADYRIGIVPASDTGAVEMALWSLLGARPVTTLAWESFGEGWVSDIVKELKLKDVTKLNAAYGEIPDLSKVDPKSDVVFTWNGTTSGVRVPNADWISATREGLTICDATSAAFAQPLDWAKLDVVTFSWQKALGGEAAHGMLILSPRAVERLETYKPAWPLPKIFRMTKGGKINEGIFVGETINTPSMLCVEDYLDALNWAKSIGGLKALIGRADANTKVLADWKAKTPWIDFLAKDAAIRSNTSVCLKFTDPAITSLSEDAQADFSKKLVALVEKEGAGYDFAYYRDAPAGLRIWCGATVEAKDVELLTQWIDWAFAETKAQLAKAA; from the coding sequence ATGACTGTAGCGAAGCCCGCTTCGCGGCCGAACGTGCCGCATTTCTCCTCCGGCCCCTGCGCCAAGCGCCCCGGCTGGAACGCCCAAAATCTCAAGGACGCAGCGCTCGGCCGTTCGCATCGCGCGAAGGTCGGCAAGACCAAGCTCAAGCTCGCGATCGATCTGACGCGCGAAGTGCTTGAAGTACCGGCCGATTATCGCATCGGCATCGTGCCGGCGTCGGATACCGGCGCGGTCGAGATGGCACTGTGGTCGCTGCTCGGCGCACGGCCCGTCACCACGCTCGCCTGGGAATCCTTCGGCGAGGGTTGGGTCAGCGACATCGTCAAGGAATTGAAGCTCAAGGACGTCACCAAGCTCAACGCGGCTTACGGTGAGATTCCCGACCTGTCGAAGGTCGATCCCAAGAGCGACGTCGTCTTCACCTGGAACGGCACCACCTCCGGCGTGCGCGTGCCGAACGCCGACTGGATCAGCGCGACCCGTGAAGGTCTGACCATTTGCGATGCGACCTCGGCCGCGTTCGCGCAGCCGCTCGATTGGGCCAAGCTCGACGTCGTCACCTTCTCCTGGCAGAAGGCGCTCGGCGGCGAGGCCGCGCACGGCATGCTGATCCTGTCGCCCCGCGCGGTGGAACGGCTCGAGACCTACAAGCCGGCCTGGCCGCTGCCGAAGATCTTCCGCATGACCAAGGGCGGCAAGATCAACGAAGGTATCTTCGTCGGCGAGACCATCAACACGCCGTCGATGCTGTGCGTCGAGGACTATCTCGATGCGCTGAACTGGGCCAAGTCGATCGGTGGCCTGAAGGCGCTGATCGGTCGCGCCGATGCCAACACCAAGGTGCTCGCCGACTGGAAGGCGAAGACGCCCTGGATCGACTTCCTGGCCAAGGACGCGGCGATCCGCTCCAACACTTCGGTGTGCCTGAAGTTCACCGATCCCGCGATCACCTCGCTCTCGGAGGACGCACAGGCCGACTTCTCCAAGAAGCTGGTCGCTCTCGTCGAGAAGGAAGGCGCCGGCTACGACTTCGCGTACTACCGCGATGCGCCGGCAGGCCTGCGCATCTGGTGTGGCGCCACCGTCGAGGCCAAGGATGTCGAGCTGCTTACGCAGTGGATCGACTGGGCCTTCGCCGAGACCAAGGCCCAGCTCGCCAAGGCGGCGTAA
- a CDS encoding GNAT family N-acetyltransferase — MNDKSVAIRPARREDVPAIVAMLADDHLGRARERLEDPLPAVYYQAFERVERDPNLTLVVAESEGRVVGCLQLAVLSGISSQGGIRGLLEDVRVASDCRSRGIGEQLVQWAIAEAKVRGCNLVELLTHQSRVDAQRFYKRLGFSLSHAGMTVRF; from the coding sequence ATGAACGATAAATCAGTCGCTATCCGTCCCGCGCGCCGCGAGGACGTTCCCGCGATCGTGGCGATGCTCGCCGACGATCATCTCGGCCGCGCCCGCGAGCGCCTCGAGGATCCGCTTCCGGCCGTCTACTATCAGGCGTTCGAGCGCGTCGAGCGCGACCCAAATCTCACGCTCGTGGTTGCCGAGAGCGAGGGCAGGGTGGTCGGCTGCCTGCAACTCGCGGTGCTCTCAGGCATCAGCTCGCAGGGCGGCATTCGCGGCCTGCTCGAGGATGTCCGTGTCGCCAGCGATTGCCGCAGCCGCGGCATCGGCGAACAATTGGTGCAATGGGCGATCGCGGAAGCCAAAGTGCGCGGCTGCAATCTGGTCGAATTGCTGACGCATCAGAGTCGCGTCGACGCGCAGCGCTTCTACAAGCGTCTCGGATTTTCACTCAGTCACGCCGGCATGACTGTCCGCTTTTGA
- a CDS encoding glutathione S-transferase family protein, with protein MQIYGDSNSGNCLKVKWVCDKLALPYRWIEIDTRKGETRTPQFLKMNGAGQVPTVAFDDGRTLAQSNAIIRYLARDSALVPRDAFAAAKMDEWLFWEQYSHEPYIAVCRFQLVYLGKDVSELDPDKVKRGYAALDRMEAHLAAVSFFAGDEVSLADVSLLAYTRLAHEGGFDLGRYAAIRRWIGETEAHLGLPSAR; from the coding sequence ATGCAGATTTACGGCGACAGCAATTCCGGCAATTGTCTCAAGGTGAAGTGGGTCTGCGACAAGCTCGCATTGCCCTATCGCTGGATCGAGATCGACACCCGCAAGGGCGAGACGCGCACGCCGCAATTCCTGAAGATGAACGGCGCCGGCCAGGTGCCGACCGTCGCCTTCGACGACGGCCGCACGCTGGCGCAGTCCAACGCCATCATCCGCTATCTCGCCCGCGACAGCGCGCTCGTTCCGCGCGATGCCTTTGCCGCAGCCAAGATGGACGAATGGCTGTTCTGGGAGCAGTACAGCCACGAGCCCTATATCGCGGTGTGCCGCTTCCAGCTGGTCTATCTCGGCAAGGACGTCTCCGAGCTCGATCCTGACAAGGTCAAGCGCGGCTATGCGGCGCTCGACCGCATGGAGGCGCATCTCGCCGCCGTCAGCTTCTTTGCGGGCGATGAGGTCTCGCTCGCCGACGTCTCGCTGCTCGCCTATACCCGCCTCGCGCATGAAGGCGGTTTTGATCTCGGCCGCTATGCCGCCATCCGCCGCTGGATCGGAGAGACCGAGGCCCATCTTGGCCTTCCGTCGGCGCGCTAG
- a CDS encoding outer membrane beta-barrel protein — MRRLWVVVAALGSVSAAHAADMPDLPVLRGGFTDGLSTTSHNWDGAYVGVNGGYTTNATDFSQSVVGLTNFIFRDSVLQQPTASWSLMNKTNTQSTNFGAFVGRNWQWYDAILGLEGTYSYFNNLATSTSGSNSLIITNPAGDNPPTGTTDNYNVTLTGTAAAKVKDMISLRGRVGWDGGDFMPYAFAGAAIGRMDVSRTVTSDVTLTQIVTTTGAGGATTTTSTTYAVPAQSQTQSQHRTNAFAVGWVAGLGLEYCIWNGLFARIEYEYVKFSPVMNTSVTLNNARVGLGYKF; from the coding sequence ATGCGTAGGCTTTGGGTGGTGGTGGCGGCCTTGGGATCTGTGTCCGCCGCACACGCGGCCGACATGCCGGATCTGCCCGTCCTGCGCGGCGGCTTCACCGACGGCCTGTCCACGACGTCCCACAATTGGGATGGCGCCTATGTCGGCGTCAATGGCGGCTACACGACCAACGCGACCGATTTCAGCCAGAGCGTCGTCGGCCTGACCAACTTCATCTTCCGCGACAGCGTGCTGCAGCAGCCGACCGCGAGCTGGTCGCTCATGAACAAGACCAACACGCAGAGCACGAATTTCGGCGCCTTCGTCGGCCGCAACTGGCAATGGTACGATGCCATTCTCGGTCTCGAGGGCACCTACAGCTACTTCAACAACCTTGCCACGTCGACGTCGGGCTCCAATTCGCTCATCATCACCAATCCGGCCGGCGACAACCCGCCCACCGGCACGACGGACAACTATAACGTCACGTTGACCGGTACCGCCGCGGCGAAGGTCAAGGACATGATTTCGCTCCGCGGACGCGTCGGCTGGGACGGCGGCGACTTCATGCCTTACGCCTTCGCCGGTGCTGCCATCGGCCGGATGGACGTTTCCCGCACGGTGACGAGCGATGTGACGCTGACCCAGATCGTGACGACGACGGGCGCGGGTGGCGCCACCACGACCACGAGCACGACATATGCCGTTCCTGCGCAGTCGCAGACGCAGAGCCAGCATCGAACCAACGCGTTCGCGGTGGGCTGGGTCGCCGGCCTTGGCCTCGAATACTGCATCTGGAACGGTCTGTTCGCGCGGATCGAATACGAATACGTGAAGTTCTCGCCCGTCATGAACACCTCCGTGACGCTGAACAACGCGCGCGTCGGGCTCGGCTACAAGTTCTGA
- a CDS encoding outer membrane beta-barrel protein translates to MRSVKSLLAAGAASLISSMAFAADMPIAAPPPMYAPPAPPADFGGWYLRGDIGMTNQTAKSIDSATSATFPTTTAGLGFDSSPLFDVGVGYRFNNWFRADVTGQYRGKSNLHGSQSVALGAADVEANTYTGSKSEWVVMANAYVDLGTWWCITPFIGAGVGGSYNQLSSFQDNGVRYTAGALSNSVTYFDTNGKWNFAWAAHAGLAYKVNPGFTVELAYSYMNLGDAAPGNFRAFDGSISGPSTIKIKNITSNDVKLGVRWELNSPPAYVPPPLVTKG, encoded by the coding sequence ATGCGTAGCGTTAAGTCTCTCCTTGCCGCGGGTGCGGCATCTCTGATCTCGTCGATGGCGTTTGCCGCCGATATGCCGATCGCGGCTCCGCCCCCCATGTACGCGCCGCCCGCTCCGCCCGCCGACTTCGGGGGCTGGTATCTGCGCGGCGACATCGGCATGACCAACCAGACTGCAAAGAGCATCGACAGCGCGACGTCGGCGACGTTCCCGACCACGACCGCCGGCCTTGGCTTCGACTCCTCGCCGCTGTTCGACGTCGGTGTCGGCTATCGCTTCAACAACTGGTTCCGCGCCGACGTGACCGGCCAGTACCGCGGCAAGTCCAATCTGCACGGTTCGCAGAGCGTTGCCCTCGGCGCGGCTGACGTCGAAGCCAACACCTACACCGGCAGCAAGTCCGAGTGGGTCGTCATGGCCAACGCCTATGTCGATCTCGGCACGTGGTGGTGCATCACGCCGTTCATCGGCGCCGGTGTCGGCGGCTCCTACAACCAGCTCTCGAGCTTCCAGGACAACGGCGTTCGCTACACCGCCGGCGCGCTGTCCAACAGCGTCACCTATTTCGACACCAACGGTAAGTGGAACTTCGCATGGGCCGCCCATGCCGGTCTCGCCTACAAGGTCAATCCCGGGTTCACCGTTGAACTGGCCTACAGCTACATGAATCTCGGCGACGCTGCGCCCGGCAACTTCCGTGCGTTTGATGGCAGCATCTCCGGCCCCTCCACGATCAAGATCAAGAACATCACCTCGAACGACGTGAAGCTCGGCGTGCGCTGGGAGCTCAACAGCCCGCCGGCCTACGTGCCGCCGCCGCTCGTCACCAAGGGCTGA
- a CDS encoding MFS transporter, protein MNKPVVVSEETLTEPVVVSDVAPSAAKVVAGPAYVVLAGISFSHFLNDTMQSLIASVYPILKDTYALDFAQIGMITLAFQFTASLLQPVVGHYTDKKAQPYSLSIGMASTFFGLLLLSAAHQYLVILVAAALVGLGSAVFHPESARIARLASGGRYGFAQSVFQLGGSFGTSMGPVLAALIVVPFGQGSIAWFSSIAFLAIVILWRIGRWYEPQIKAKKAAAVQAHPDAPSSRRVAVALAVLVALLFSKQLYVSSLSSYYIFYLIDRFNVSTQAAQMYLFIFLAANAVGAFLGGPLGDRFGRKIVIWISILGALPFTLALPYAGLYASAVLSVVIGLIISSTTSSIIVFAQELVPHRFGMISGVFFGVAFGIGGLGAAVLGKLADHTSIEFVYQVCAYLPAIGLLAVFLPKLPQHKR, encoded by the coding sequence TTGAACAAGCCTGTCGTCGTCTCTGAGGAAACGCTGACCGAGCCCGTCGTCGTCAGCGATGTTGCGCCCTCCGCTGCCAAGGTGGTCGCGGGGCCGGCCTATGTCGTGCTCGCCGGCATCAGCTTCTCGCACTTCCTCAACGACACCATGCAGTCGCTGATCGCCTCGGTGTATCCGATCCTGAAGGACACCTACGCGCTCGACTTCGCGCAGATCGGCATGATCACGCTGGCGTTCCAGTTCACGGCGTCGCTGCTCCAGCCGGTGGTCGGGCACTACACCGACAAGAAGGCGCAGCCGTACTCGCTGTCGATCGGCATGGCCTCGACCTTTTTCGGCCTGCTGCTGCTCAGCGCCGCGCACCAATATCTCGTCATCCTGGTTGCCGCAGCCCTGGTCGGTCTGGGATCGGCGGTGTTTCACCCGGAATCGGCGCGCATTGCGCGGCTCGCCTCCGGCGGCCGCTACGGCTTCGCGCAATCGGTGTTTCAGCTCGGCGGCAGCTTTGGCACGTCGATGGGCCCGGTGCTTGCGGCGCTGATCGTGGTGCCGTTCGGGCAGGGCAGCATCGCCTGGTTCTCCTCGATCGCGTTCCTCGCGATCGTCATCCTCTGGCGCATCGGCCGCTGGTACGAACCGCAGATCAAGGCGAAGAAGGCCGCGGCGGTTCAGGCTCATCCCGATGCGCCGAGCTCGCGCCGCGTCGCGGTCGCGCTTGCCGTGCTCGTCGCGCTGTTGTTCTCAAAACAGCTCTACGTCTCGAGCCTGTCGAGCTACTATATTTTCTACCTGATCGACCGCTTCAACGTGTCGACGCAGGCCGCTCAGATGTACCTCTTCATCTTCCTGGCGGCGAACGCCGTCGGTGCGTTTCTCGGCGGACCGCTCGGGGATCGCTTCGGCCGCAAGATCGTGATCTGGATCTCGATCCTCGGCGCGCTGCCGTTCACGCTGGCGCTGCCTTATGCGGGGCTCTACGCGAGCGCGGTGCTATCAGTCGTCATCGGTCTCATCATCTCCTCGACGACGTCGTCGATCATCGTGTTCGCGCAGGAACTGGTGCCGCATCGCTTCGGCATGATCTCCGGCGTATTCTTCGGCGTCGCCTTCGGCATCGGCGGCCTCGGCGCGGCGGTGCTCGGCAAGCTCGCCGACCACACCTCGATCGAGTTCGTCTACCAGGTCTGCGCCTACCTGCCGGCGATCGGGCTGCTTGCGGTGTTCCTGCCCAAGCTGCCGCAGCACAAGCGTTAA
- the glmM gene encoding phosphoglucosamine mutase translates to MSRKYFGTDGIRGRANGLITPELALKVGQAAGLAFQRGEHRHRVVIGKDTRLSGYMIEYAMVAGFTSVGMDVLLVGPMPTPAVAMLTKSMRADLGVMISASHNLFEDNGIKLFGPQGFKLSDDVEKQIELLLDEPMDKKLAQSASLGRARRIDGVHDRYIEFAKRTLPRDLSLDGLRVVIDCANGAAYKVVPEALWELGADVVPIGVEPDGFNINKDCGSTSPEALSRKVREMRADIGIALDGDADRVILVDERGHVVDGDQLLAVIAQSWKEDGRLSHPGIVATVMSNLGLERFLKGQGLDLVRTPVGDRYVLEQMLTGGYNLGGEQSGHIILSDYATTGDGFVAALQVLAVVQKLRRPVSEVCHRFDPLPQILKNVRHKGGKPLDASEVQSAISDGEKRLNGHGRLLIRSSGTEPVIRVMGEGEDRVLVEDVVDTIVSALGQAAAA, encoded by the coding sequence ATGAGCCGCAAATATTTCGGGACTGACGGGATTCGGGGCCGCGCCAACGGACTGATCACGCCGGAGCTCGCGCTCAAGGTCGGCCAGGCCGCGGGCCTCGCGTTCCAGCGCGGTGAGCATCGCCACCGTGTCGTGATCGGCAAGGACACCCGTCTGTCCGGCTACATGATCGAATACGCGATGGTCGCGGGCTTCACCTCGGTCGGCATGGACGTGCTGCTGGTCGGCCCGATGCCGACGCCGGCGGTCGCGATGCTCACCAAGTCGATGCGCGCCGATCTCGGCGTCATGATCTCGGCTTCGCACAATCTGTTCGAGGACAACGGCATCAAGCTGTTCGGCCCGCAGGGCTTCAAGCTCTCCGACGATGTCGAGAAGCAGATCGAGCTGCTGCTCGACGAGCCGATGGACAAGAAACTCGCGCAAAGTGCGAGCCTGGGCCGCGCCCGTCGTATCGACGGCGTGCATGACCGCTACATCGAATTCGCCAAGCGCACGCTGCCGCGCGATCTCTCGCTCGACGGCCTGCGCGTCGTGATCGACTGCGCCAATGGTGCCGCCTACAAGGTGGTGCCGGAAGCGCTGTGGGAATTGGGCGCCGACGTGGTGCCGATCGGCGTCGAGCCCGACGGCTTCAACATCAACAAGGATTGCGGCTCGACCTCGCCTGAGGCGTTGTCGCGCAAGGTGCGCGAGATGCGCGCCGATATCGGCATTGCGCTCGATGGTGATGCGGACCGCGTCATCCTGGTCGACGAACGCGGCCATGTCGTCGACGGCGACCAGCTGCTGGCGGTGATCGCGCAGAGCTGGAAGGAAGACGGACGGCTGTCGCATCCCGGCATCGTCGCGACCGTGATGTCCAATCTCGGCCTCGAGCGCTTCCTGAAAGGGCAGGGGCTCGATCTCGTGCGCACGCCGGTCGGCGATCGCTACGTGCTCGAGCAGATGCTGACCGGCGGCTACAATCTCGGTGGCGAGCAGTCCGGCCACATCATCCTGTCCGACTACGCCACCACCGGCGACGGCTTCGTGGCCGCGCTGCAGGTGCTGGCAGTGGTGCAGAAGCTGCGCCGGCCGGTGTCCGAAGTCTGCCATCGCTTCGATCCGCTGCCGCAGATCCTCAAGAACGTTCGCCACAAGGGCGGCAAGCCGCTCGACGCGTCCGAGGTGCAGTCGGCGATCTCCGACGGCGAGAAGCGGCTCAACGGCCATGGCCGCCTCCTGATCCGCTCCTCCGGCACCGAGCCCGTGATCCGCGTCATGGGTGAGGGCGAGGACCGCGTCCTGGTCGAGGACGTCGTCGACACCATCGTCTCCGCGCTGGGCCAGGCCGCGGCGGCCTGA
- a CDS encoding alpha-hydroxy acid oxidase, protein MKHITCIDDLRALHKRRVPKAFFDYCDRGSYAEETLRANREDMQAIKFRQRILVDVSKRDTSTTILGEKSTMPLILAPVGLLGMQHGDGEIHACRAAQAAGIPFTQSTMSICSIEDIAAAVDKPFWFQLYVMKDRGFIKELVQRAIAAKCSALVLTVDLQVIGQRHADIKNGMTIPPEWSLSKFIDFATKPAWVSGVLQGKRRTFGNIAGHVKNTEDLNRLAEWTASQFDTSLNWKDVEWIRSIWPGKLIIKGILDVEDAEEAAKTGAQALVVSNHGGRQLDGAPSSIEVLPEIADAVGERMEIMFDGGIRSGQDVMRALALGAKSCMIGRAYAYGLGAGGQAGVAKAIDIIQKELLTTMGLCGVNRIDEIDEHIIAEAP, encoded by the coding sequence ATGAAGCACATCACCTGTATCGACGATCTTCGCGCGCTGCATAAGCGCCGGGTGCCGAAGGCGTTCTTCGACTATTGCGATCGCGGTTCCTATGCCGAGGAAACCCTGCGCGCCAATCGCGAGGACATGCAGGCGATCAAGTTCCGCCAGCGCATCCTGGTCGACGTCTCCAAGCGCGACACCTCGACCACGATCCTCGGCGAGAAATCGACCATGCCGCTGATCCTGGCGCCGGTGGGCCTGCTCGGCATGCAACACGGCGACGGCGAGATCCACGCCTGCCGCGCGGCGCAGGCCGCCGGCATCCCGTTCACGCAGTCGACGATGTCGATCTGCTCGATCGAGGACATCGCCGCCGCCGTCGACAAGCCATTCTGGTTCCAGCTCTACGTCATGAAGGACCGCGGCTTCATCAAGGAGCTGGTCCAGCGCGCGATCGCGGCGAAGTGCAGCGCGCTCGTGCTCACCGTCGACTTGCAGGTGATTGGCCAGCGCCATGCCGACATCAAGAACGGCATGACGATCCCGCCGGAATGGTCGCTGTCGAAATTCATCGATTTCGCGACCAAGCCGGCCTGGGTCTCCGGCGTGCTGCAGGGCAAGCGCCGCACCTTCGGCAACATCGCCGGCCATGTGAAGAACACCGAGGACCTCAACCGGCTGGCCGAATGGACGGCGTCGCAGTTCGACACCTCGCTGAACTGGAAGGACGTCGAGTGGATCCGGAGCATCTGGCCGGGCAAGCTCATCATCAAGGGCATTCTCGACGTCGAGGACGCCGAGGAAGCGGCCAAGACCGGCGCGCAGGCGCTGGTGGTGTCGAACCATGGCGGCCGTCAGCTCGACGGCGCGCCGTCCTCGATCGAGGTGCTGCCCGAGATCGCCGACGCCGTCGGTGAGAGGATGGAGATCATGTTCGACGGCGGCATCCGCTCCGGCCAGGACGTGATGCGCGCGCTCGCGCTCGGCGCAAAATCCTGCATGATCGGCCGCGCCTATGCTTACGGGCTGGGGGCCGGCGGCCAGGCCGGCGTCGCCAAGGCGATCGACATCATCCAGAAGGAGCTGCTCACGACCATGGGCCTGTGCGGCGTCAACCGGATCGACGAGATCGACGAGCACATCATCGCGGAAGCGCCGTAA